DNA sequence from the Leptospirillum ferrooxidans C2-3 genome:
CGGATTGACGGTCACGGCTGAACTGGATACCAATCTTTACGAAAAGGGCCTTCGTATCAGCGATGAGGAGTTGGCTGCCGTCAATCTCAAAAAAGCAGACTTTCACGGCGAATGGAATTATTCCATCGAAAATAACTGTTCAAGTTAATATCGGACTTGCCCTTAGTGGGCGGCCACCTTCGCCTCCAGAGCGGCCAAGCGTTCCCGGATTTCAAGGGCTGTTGTGAGCTTGTCGTCCAAGTGGTGGATTTCCGTTTTAATCTCGCCACGAACGGAATCGATCTTGTTATCCAGACGGGCAAGGCCGTTGTCGATCTTGTCGTCAAGTCGCTTGATCTCGACTTCGACGCGCGTCAAGCGTTCCCGAAGATCGCTGATGCCAGGGGCGACGGTTTCCTGGAGAATTTTCTGGATTGCTTCGATGGATGAGGCCATGGGTTCTCCTTTTGGATGATTCTACGGGAAGGGAGGCGCTATTTCAAGCTCTCTCCACCAAATCCTCCTCCCTCAAATGAGTGTACCTCGCCAACATCTGAAGCGTCTTGTGTCCGGTAATCGTCCTGACCTCCATCGTATCAAAACCCTTCTCAAAAAGCCTGTTTGAGGCTTCGTGCTGGAGATCGATGAAGCTTAGGGGAAAGAGAGGGCGGGAGTGTTGGGGAGGGGGATCGGACGACCTATTTCCTTTGCCGCTTCAATCCAAAGTTCAATGGCCGTTTCGACCTCTCTTAGAGCCGCATCACGGGTTCCTCCCCATGCGGAGCACCCTTCCAGTTCGTGAACAAAGGCAATAAATCCCTTGTCCTCATCGCTCCAGAAAACTTCAACGGTATAGTGGTCTATCATGATGAACTCCCAAATTTCTCAATCATCTTGATCAATTGTCTTGCTTGATATGCTGGAATTCTGCCACTCCGGTTCTGGAGATTCAAGATATCCTTGGTGTCTTTCCTCCCTTTTTCTCGAATCCCAAGGACATGGCTACCATGCAAGCATCATCGAAGCGAACATCGAGAGGGTTGTTCCGGACCGATTCCAGAAGCTTCCCGAGTTTGCTCACTTCAGGAGCTCCGCTAGATCTTCGGCTTTCAGGTGAGTCGAGTAGCAAGGAACTGTTGCCAGTTCCCCGCCCTCTAAGAACTGGCCGTGCGACTCTCACCGCAGCCAGCTCAAGCCTTTCAAGGGCCCGGTTTCCACCGGACCCGGCGTTTCCGGCTAGAGGAAGAACGCTCGAAAGCATAACTGCCCCATGTTCTGTGAAAACATAAGGGAGCGTTCGGCGGCCACCCCAGGATCTTGATCTTGCAAATTGCAAGGTCAAGTTTGAAAACTCCTCGTGGGTGAGGCGAAAGGCGAATTTCTCTGGAAAACGGGCAGAATTGCGATTGACTTGTTGGAAGAGGCGTTCTGTCTTGACCCCGTATAATCCGGCCAAGTCTGAATCGATCATGACCTTCTGACCACGAATGAGAAAGATCCGGGAGGTGATGGTTTCGATGGGAACGAGAGAATCGGATTTGGGCATAGGCTCATCAGAGATGGAGGAATTTCAATCAGGAAGTATGGATTAAGATTATAGAGCCGATTCTGAGAAGTCAATCATGAAAGTAGAATCTACATTAAAAGACAGGGATGGGGAGAAAATAGAAAATCAATCACGGAATTCAGATACCCCAAAACTCATACTCGATAAGCAGAAGATCCTTCGGACACTTATGCTTGTCTTTTTGAGCCTCGGCCATTTTATGCTTGATTTTTCTCATCCAAGACTCTGATGGGAAGAGGTTAAAGCAGGTTTTTGGGCCAAATTATGCTTTTCTGTGAGGCCAAGAAATGGTTGTACTCACACATAAAGCCGCCAAACGTCCAAGTTACGATTGTTTCCACATCCATCGTGTGTCAGTAGCATCGTCATTAAACAGGGGCCACGTCCAGGCTCACTTGGAGAAGAGAGTTCAACCCTCCTGCTTTTTTTGAGGCATCTAAAATTTCGATGCCAACCATGTGACCTTCCTTGTCGTAGTCCAGAATAATGCCATCAGCCACTTCCTCACTACTTTCAATGCTTTCACCGGTCAGATCCAGATAAATGGCGTCTGCCTGTGGATCTATTCTTACCCGCATGGTTTCCTCCTGTCGAAATACGCGGTTATCATATACTCGTGATCGTCTTCCCGTGTAACGACTCTCAACATCTTTCTTCTTTCAGAATAGCATTTTAAAAAGGAGCATTTGTTACCATTGGTCTCGATTTATCCGGATTGGCGATCGTTTCTTCTACAAGGCTCGTCAGGATTTCCCGGCGGTTGATCTGAAAAAAGCGTGAGGATCGTAACGAATCACTTAATGACCCGAACTCTTCGTCTGGGCTTCGACCGTTTTCCCGGATCTTTCCTTTTTCAGTTTGTCAATTTCTTCAGCAATGTCTTCTGTCTTTAAATGAGTGTATCTGGACAGCATCTGATAGGTTTTGTGACCGGTGATTTTTTTTACCTTTTCCGCGCTCAGCCCCAACTCGAACAGCCTTGACGTGGCTTCGTGCCGGAGATCATGAAAGGTGAGACCGTTAATCCCAGCCTTCTTGCAAGCGTGAATGAAGACCCAGGTAATGGAATGAGGATCCGTATATCCGAAGACTCTTCCATCTATTCGACGAGGAATACTCGATAGAATCCGAATAGCTTCTGACGATAAGGAAACGATCCGTACTTCTCCGGTTTTCGTTCCCGGAAGGGTGACTGTCCTCTTTTTTAAGTCTACATCATCCCAGGTCATTCCATCGATCTCCCCTCG
Encoded proteins:
- a CDS encoding type II toxin-antitoxin system HicB family antitoxin, which encodes MIDHYTVEVFWSDEDKGFIAFVHELEGCSAWGGTRDAALREVETAIELWIEAAKEIGRPIPLPNTPALSFP
- a CDS encoding ORF6N domain-containing protein encodes the protein MPKSDSLVPIETITSRIFLIRGQKVMIDSDLAGLYGVKTERLFQQVNRNSARFPEKFAFRLTHEEFSNLTLQFARSRSWGGRRTLPYVFTEHGAVMLSSVLPLAGNAGSGGNRALERLELAAVRVARPVLRGRGTGNSSLLLDSPESRRSSGAPEVSKLGKLLESVRNNPLDVRFDDACMVAMSLGFEKKGGKTPRIS
- a CDS encoding DUF2283 domain-containing protein is translated as MRVRIDPQADAIYLDLTGESIESSEEVADGIILDYDKEGHMVGIEILDASKKAGGLNSLLQVSLDVAPV